The genomic segment GGAGTAAACTTCATTCAAAGGAGTTTGTTAGGCAGCCGTTGACTTTGTTTGTAAAGCCAACTGTTTCGAAGATGTGTTTCTTTGAGGCACAGCACCACATGGCTGTCATGTTCCGGATCACATGGTTAGGGATGAGGTATGTGTGGACAAGGGTCTGACCCATCTTGGGCCACTTGCTTGTACCAAAAAACCATCCTATGAACAGAATCTCCAAGACTATTCCTTTGCTGTCAAAATAACCAATATAAACGTTCtgctaatttttcttttctcatttttagAACTAGAATTTTATTTAACTCCCAACAAATCTTAAATGTTAACGTGTAAGAAAATTTACTCCGtcaatgttttttataaaaagttgatTAGTCTCCCAAACATGGacagttttttcttttccaggAACCCTAAACAGCATCATGGCAAAGGCAAAACAACAGACACGTCTAGCAGAAATATGTTAtattcaattcttctttcaaacaAAGGCTCTAAAAGCATATATGTAAGGGGAAACAAACTCACTAGCCCAATATTTGGAATACCACAACTTTAGAATCAAGCAGTATCCACCTGAAATGAAATATCTTACCAATGCCATAAAAACTGGTAGGGTTCATAGACCAGGGTTCAGTGTAGTGGCCATAGCAGACCAAATAACAGGTTAAATAGCAGTTGTTTGTGTTGATTCCATACAAACCCTCCAAATAAAGACATTAGTGCTCGGAGATCTGGTTTGCGATTTcaagatttcaaattttcaaaaatgaaatCTACAGCTGTAATAGTAGTGAAAACTTTAAAGTGGGAGGACATGGATTCAGAAGATGATGAGTGATAATTCGTGATTCCTATCTAAGACttgaatattactttttttcataCTTGTCTGAATTGGTATGTTTTGTTCAAGGCACTAGTATTGTTAAATATGAATGTCATAAATTATGAGTTATTTCTATAACATTTCagaatttatatacatatatatgtgtgtatatatatatatatatatatatatataaagtatgcGTTAAATAAGCtacataaaaatttacaaaataacaGCCATCCCGCTATCTGCTATTCCACTATCTAAAATCCTAATACAAGGTTTTAGCGCCACGCTTCTAGGCGGAATATTACCCCCAAAGAATTGAACCCTCATTCTTGAAGCAAAAACAATTATCCAAACAAGTTTTGTTAAAGAACTCGCAGACAAAGAAAACCAATCGGTTTATGCTAAACattctaaacaaaatttcaccAGCACCTACTAGAGAAATTCAACAAAAGTAAAAGCAAAGCAACAAGTTGGCGACTATACACACAGGAAGCATCACTCACGAGTTTCCAAAGACACAGAAAGAACTGCAATAGAAGGAAAGGACCCAAAACGGAAGAAGCTTTACCTCCAAATTGATCGCCCCAAAACAACAACCTGggatcatcttcttcttcatcaaacTCATCGCCATATCCAAACTCAGCATCCCCACGATAACCCGGTTCACTCCCATACCCCGATTCATTCCCATTCGCGTCAGTACACCCACTCACCCCAAACCCCACACCTACGTTCTCCCTCTCGCCatccctctctctctccctcctcGAATTCTTCGCCTCGCTAACATCCGAAGACCAATTCGAATCGCCGTTGCCGAAGAGCTCACCGCTGGAGTCGGTGCCCATGGCCACCGGGAAGTCGGAGCAGGTGCCGTAAGCGGCGGATGCCCCGACTGAGCAGCAGCGCCGCGTGCCACTTCGGTCGCTGCTGCGGCCGGACACGGATCTAGAGCCGCGGCGGCGCCTCTTGCGGGCGACAAGTCGGTAATTGGTGGGGCGATGGTTGGGGTTGTTTGCGGCGGTGTTGTCATCGGCGTCGGCTAGGGTGAGTTTGGTGATGTCGAGGGAAAACGACGTGGTTGCGCGATCGGAGAGGCAGGGGCGCTTGTAGTAGTAGGGTTTGGGGTGGGGCCCATCTTGGAGCTTGAAGGGTTTCCAGCTGCGGAGCTGCAACATGCAGGAGTCTATGGAGTGACGCGAGTCCAGAGGCTTGTGCGACATCGATTGAGTCATCACAGATACACCAGATGAGTTGTGAAACtgtgtggtgaggagtagcagatCACGGGGTGCTCTTTGCTCTGCGGGATTTTGATTTGGAACTCACGGGAAATGATATTTTGCATCCACAACACTCTTTTGGGTCCCGCCCTCACCACCTCCACTAATCACTTGGTCCTCGCAaacatccttttctttttcacaacATACACCAAATCACTGATCTTGCTTTTGGTGGATTTGGTGGTGGGGTAAATGGTGTTACGAATAAAAAATACAGAATATCGGAAAAGGCTTTTCACTGAAGTACCGTTCACATACGACAAACAAACTATACATTTTTACATAATCAGTTACTTGGACTTTAAAATGACTATTATTCTCTGTCGCTCCAACCAATCCAAATTCAACACAGGATTGTACTAAACAAAATTCTATAGATATTCTTTGTTGGTTAAACCCCTATAGTTAGGTAGAGTTTTCCAGTTCAAttctcgtttttttttttaattttcaattgagtCCTAAATAGTATTAATTTGGATTAATTGGGTCCCTgctgttaaatttaatttaacgaAGTTAAGTTTTGCTGAGGTTAGAAGTTGACGTGACAGATTTTTTAAATCTGGCATTCAGAGAGCTTATgtgtaatttaaaaacattttaacattttgattaaaaaattaaaaaaaagtcatcTTCCATCCATTTCAGTCAAGTCATCTTCCATCCAGAGAACCCAATCGCGCAGAACCACCATCATCTTCCTCGTGCACCATCAACCTGCAATCAAGTAACCACAAAATCGTGACTCTGTCATGTTCACTTTAATTCATCTCCTTCCATCCAGCACCACGAAGGCACTTTAATTCATTTCCTTCCATCCAGCACCATGAAGGCAAATCGCCACCATGACCAACGTAACAGTGCTCAAGCTCTTCGCACCCAATcgaactcatcatcatcatctatttTCTTCTCCATTAAACCATTTGAGACctgtaaaaagaaaacataatcaCAAATTTGAAAATCCCCAAATTAGTCACCAACCCTAAATCACGCCAGACACAAATTGAACTATTTGAAAACCAGTTTTCCGGTGAATTACCTTAAGGTTTAGGAAACCTCAGTAGTTTAATTCTCTTGGACCTCTCTCAGAACAATGTCACAGGGGAACAACTACATGCAATAGCCTCTTTGCGTCCTAAATGACAACCTTCTCGGGAGAAATTCCTGAAATTTTAGCTTTAAATCTGCATCAGCTGAAACTCTTCAACAACAGCTTCACTAGGAAACTTCCACAAGATCTGGGACAAAACTCAGACATACAAGATCGCTTCTCCTCCAACCCTCTGCCAGCCTCAACAACTCTTTCTCCCCCGTCCTGACCACATCTCCACCAGCGCCGTTTTGATCTGCGACGACGACGTGGAGGTGGACTCAAGTCGTTGGAATTCGCGTTCTGCCGGTATAGCTCGCGCGCAGGGGATTGTGGACGCGGTGCGGAACTTTGAAGATGTGTTGATGAACTTGGTGGTGGCAGAGGAAGCACATGTGGCTCCATTGCTGGTGGGGGCGAAGAGAGTGAGGGATTACGGGGACGCAAGGAACGAGGGGGAGGAAGGGGTGAGGGTGGGGTTGAGTAGTAGGAAAGGGGAGCACAGGAAGAGAAGAGGGTGGTGCATTGGGGTTACTTGATTAAAATGTTTCTTGATTACAGAGTcactattttgattttgttttccaGGTTGATGGTGCACGAGGAAGATGATGGTGGTTCTGCGCATTTGGGTTGTTCAGGATGATGCTTGACTGAAATGGATGGAAGATcgaaaatgactttttttttttaattttttaatcaaaatgttaaaatgtttttaaattacacGTGAAGCTCTCTAAATGCCAGGTTTAAAAATCTGCCACGTCAACTTCCAACCTCAGCAAAACTTAACCTCGTTAAGTCAAATTTAACGGCAATGACCCAATTGATCCAAATTAGCACTATTTAGGACTCAATTGGGAATTTTAAAAGAACGGCGATTGAACTGTGAAAACtctacataaatagggacaactaaagggttttAACCTTCTTTGTTACCGGATCTAAGTGTGAATTAGTAAATATGTAGCAAGATCCTAAATATGGTTTGATGGCAAGATTttgattcttgtttttgtttggaaatAGTATGAGAATAGAAGATTATTACTCCTTAACGCATTCCTTAACGTtagtaaaaaagtttaaatttttatataatcgAGTATATAAGTGTTTATAAAAGACTGTGAGAATGAGTATTACtcaagaaatattaattatattgagAGTAAAATAACagtataataaatagtaatagaatgataaataataactaacaCATCAAATTATCAAGATTTAGTTATAATATGAGAAAATATGATCCAAATAAGCATAGGTTGGGACTCTTCCATAATGAAGAGGCTTAAAGGGCTTTATTAGGttgtactttttaaaatatttattgggTCAAATAAGAGCATAAGCCCACGTCTCAGAAGTTTGGTTTGACGTACATGGTCATATCAAATAGTTGGCTTAGGCTAATTTGTGTAGTTCATAGATGGATTTGGTCATTTAACCGAGTTCCTAATATAGTGGGACCATTTGGCTGTGCTTTTGTAGGTTGATTGGCCTCAAGGCCGAGTTTATAATGTAGTTGGACCATTCGGTCGTGTTTTGCAGGTGGATTAGCCTTGAGGTTGAGCTCTTTTAAGTGGTTAATCCAGTTGAGTTGTAAGTAATATGGCCTCGAGGTCGAGCTCTACCAATAGCTAATATGGTCAAGCTTTAGGTAATTTGGCCTCGAGGCCGAGCTCTCTAATGGCTCATCTGGTCAAGCTTTAAGTAATTTGGCATTAGGGTCGAGCTCTCTCAATGACTAATCTAGCCGAGCTTTAAGTAATCTAGCCTCGAGGCCAAGCTCTCTCAATGGGTAATCCAGTTGAGCTTTAAGTAATCCGACCTCAAGGTCGAATTCTCTCAATGAGTAATCCAATCAGGCCTTAAATGATTTGGCCATTCGACCGAGCTCCTTAAGTTGCTATTTTACTAGGCTCTTTTAGATTTAGCCATTAGGCCGAGCTCCTTTAATGGCTATTTTATCGAGCTCTTAAATCTTTTGGTCATTCGGTAGAGTTCCTTGAGTGGCTATTTTGTCGAGCTCTTCAAAATTTGGTCATTTGGTTGAGCTCCTTAAGTGGCTTAACCAACCAAGCTCTTCAATGATTTGGCCATTTGGGCGAGCTCCTTAAGTGGCTATTCTGCTTAGCTTTTTTAGATTTATCCATTCAACTAAGCTCCTTGTGGCTTATTCAGTTGAGTTTTGTGATTATTTTGCCATTCAGTCAAGCTCCTTGAGTGGCTATCCAGTCGAGCTCATCAAGTCGCTATTTAGGAATAGTCCTCCCGACTTGTGTTTCTAACTTTAGACAATATTTGCTTGGTGTTGTCATCTGTAGGCAAGCTTTTTGTGGTGTCGTCGTCTCTAGGCTGACTTTGTTTTGGCATTGTCGACttcaaacaatattttctttggTGTTGCTGACTTTGGGTAGATTTTAGTTTTGATGTTGCTATCTTCCTTTGGCACTACCGACTTTGGGCATGACTACCAACTTTAGGcataactttatttgatgttgtcCACTTCGAACATAACTTTCTTTGATGTTACTGACTTTGGGCATTACTTTTTGTTATGTTGTCGACTTTGTTCTCCTTCTGGCCTTATTGCTTGTTTTGGTTTGAGCTAGAGAAGACTTAGTATTTGCTAGGTTTTTCTCTGTCCATGGTGTTTTCTCATTACCACCTCCATGGTCATTTCTCATTTTATTGTTCCTATTTGTTGTTGTCATCTTCGTGAACTTTATTGTTGTTACTTGGTGACTCAAGTGCCTCGTTTTAGAAGCTTAAGGTGACCTTTTCATTGAATGGACTTTTTGGTAGTGGATGTTTGTCTTGTCTTTCTTATTCTTTGAAAGAATTTGTTGTGAttgttaacataaaaaaaagtgaataactaaacataaaacataaaaaaagtaaagattttggaaaaagaattattttgtttatcttatttgtttttactGTCGTTTAaagagattatatatatatatatatatatatatatatatatatatatatatatatatatatatatatatatatatatatatatatatatataaaagcaagTTGAAATAAAAT from the Vigna angularis cultivar LongXiaoDou No.4 chromosome 3, ASM1680809v1, whole genome shotgun sequence genome contains:
- the LOC108324081 gene encoding uncharacterized protein LOC108324081 isoform X3; translated protein: MTQSMSHKPLDSRHSIDSCMLQLRSWKPFKLQDGPHPKPYYYKRPCLSDRATTSFSLDITKLTLADADDNTAANNPNHRPTNYRLVARKRRRRGSRSVSGRSSDRSGTRRCCSVGASAAYGTCSDFPVAMGTDSSGELFGNGDSNWSSDVSEAKNSRRERERDGERENVGVGFGVSGCTDANGNESGYGSEPGYRGDAEFGYGDEFDEEEDDPRLLFWGDQFGDSKREMVGENTLLDQKSHHRCRRRKPDCRMVDALR
- the LOC108324081 gene encoding uncharacterized protein LOC108324081 isoform X1, with the translated sequence MTQSMSHKPLDSRHSIDSCMLQLRSWKPFKLQDGPHPKPYYYKRPCLSDRATTSFSLDITKLTLADADDNTAANNPNHRPTNYRLVARKRRRRGSRSVSGRSSDRSGTRRCCSVGASAAYGTCSDFPVAMGTDSSGELFGNGDSNWSSDVSEAKNSRRERERDGERENVGVGFGVSGCTDANGNESGYGSEPGYRGDAEFGYGDEFDEEEDDPRLLFWGDQFGETDFTFIAPAVDSKREMVGENTLLDQKSHHRCRRRKPDCRMVDALR
- the LOC108324081 gene encoding uncharacterized protein LOC108324081 isoform X2, which produces MTQSMSHKPLDSRHSIDSCMLQLRSWKPFKLQDGPHPKPYYYKRPCLSDRATTSFSLDITKLTLADADDNTAANNPNHRPTNYRLVARKRRRRGSRSVSGRSSDRSGTRRCCSVGASAAYGTCSDFPVAMGTDSSGELFGNGDSNWSSDVSEAKNSRRERERDGERENVGVGFGVSGCTDANGNESGYGSEPGYRGDAEFGYGDEFDEEEDDPRLLFWGDQFGGKASSVLGPFLLLQFFLCLWKLILKGRWLGRTPC